Proteins encoded in a region of the Perognathus longimembris pacificus isolate PPM17 chromosome 11, ASM2315922v1, whole genome shotgun sequence genome:
- the Mixl1 gene encoding homeobox protein MIXL1, translating into MAAAPAPPRAAAPRPPAAPQRRKRTWFRPEQLQLLELVFRQTRYPDIRLRERLAALTALPEARIQVPPPPLRQVWFQNRRAKARRQSGKPFPAACKLLPGPAAPGAEARGPRAPPPAARPARCPPPRGLPAPEPPPPFSRDSGAQLHSWEERIVSASGNF; encoded by the exons ATGGCCGCG gcccccgcgccgccccgcgccgccgccccgcgcccgcccgccgccccgcagcGCCGCAAGCGCACGTGGTTCCGGCCCGAGCAGCTGCAGCTGCTGGAGCTCGTGTTCCGCCAGACCCGGTACCCCGACATCCGCCTGCGCGAGCGCCTGGCCGCGCTCACCGCGCTCCCCGAGGCCAGGATCCAggtgc CGCCTCCTCCTCTCCGGCAGGTGTGGTTCCAGAACCGGCGCGCCAAGGCCCGGCGCCAGAGCGGGAAGCCCTTCCCGGCCGCCTGCAAGCTGCTCCCCGGCCCGGCGGCTCCGGGGGCCGAGGCGAgaggcccgcgcgccccgccgcccgccgcgcggcCCGCCCGCTGCCCGCCGCCCCGCGGCCTCCCGGCTCCGGAGCCCCCACCGCCCTTCTCGCGAGACAGCGGTGCCCAGCTGCACTCCTGGGAAGAGCGCATCGTCTCAGCCTCCGGGAACTTCTGA